One segment of Curtobacterium sp. MR_MD2014 DNA contains the following:
- the glnA gene encoding type I glutamate--ammonia ligase, whose protein sequence is MDKQTDFVLRTIEERGIKFIRLWFTDVIGTLKSVAIAPAEVEGAFAEGIGFDGSAIEGLTRSYEADVLAHPDPSTFQILPWRGEVDPTARMFCDITTPDGQPAVADPRNVLKRTLAKASDRGFTFYTHPEIEFYLLKSRDWADGGPQPVDQAGYFDNVPGGSAHDFRRRSVRMLEDLGISVEFSHHEAGPGQNEIDLRYADALTMADNIMTFRTVVKEVAIEQGVYATFMPKPLSGQPGSGMHTHVSLFEGDQNAFYEAGGEYQLSQTAKHFIAGVLRHAPEITAVTNQFVNSYKRLWGGDEAPSFVTWGHNNRSALVRVPLYKPNKGQSARVEYRGIDSAANPYLAYSLLLAAGLKGIDEGYELPPEAEDNVWSLSDAERKALGYKQLPASLDHALGLMEDSELVAETLGEQVFNFVLLNKRQEWKAYRDQVTPFELRTNLGAL, encoded by the coding sequence ATGGACAAGCAGACGGACTTCGTGCTCCGCACCATCGAGGAGCGGGGCATCAAGTTCATCCGACTCTGGTTCACCGACGTCATCGGCACGCTGAAGTCCGTCGCGATCGCCCCGGCCGAGGTCGAGGGGGCCTTCGCGGAGGGCATCGGGTTCGACGGCTCCGCGATCGAGGGCCTCACGCGCTCCTACGAGGCCGACGTCCTGGCGCACCCGGACCCCTCGACGTTCCAGATCCTGCCCTGGCGGGGCGAGGTCGACCCGACGGCGCGGATGTTCTGCGACATCACGACGCCCGACGGCCAGCCCGCCGTCGCCGACCCTCGCAACGTGCTGAAGCGGACGCTGGCGAAGGCGAGTGACCGTGGGTTCACCTTCTACACGCACCCCGAGATCGAGTTCTACCTGCTGAAGAGCCGCGACTGGGCGGACGGCGGCCCGCAGCCCGTCGACCAGGCCGGCTACTTCGACAACGTCCCCGGCGGCAGCGCCCACGACTTCCGCCGCCGCTCGGTGCGCATGCTCGAGGACCTCGGCATCTCGGTGGAGTTCTCCCACCACGAGGCCGGCCCCGGGCAGAACGAGATCGACCTCCGCTACGCCGACGCGCTGACGATGGCGGACAACATCATGACCTTCCGCACGGTGGTGAAGGAGGTCGCGATCGAGCAGGGCGTCTACGCGACCTTCATGCCGAAGCCGCTGTCGGGGCAGCCCGGCTCGGGCATGCACACGCACGTCTCGCTCTTCGAGGGCGACCAGAACGCCTTCTACGAGGCCGGCGGCGAGTACCAGCTGTCGCAGACCGCGAAGCACTTCATCGCCGGTGTGCTGCGGCACGCGCCGGAGATCACCGCCGTGACGAACCAGTTCGTCAACTCGTACAAGCGCCTGTGGGGCGGTGACGAGGCCCCGTCCTTCGTGACCTGGGGCCACAACAACCGTTCGGCCCTGGTCCGCGTGCCGCTGTACAAGCCGAACAAGGGCCAGTCTGCCCGCGTCGAGTACCGCGGCATCGACTCCGCCGCGAACCCGTACCTGGCGTACTCGCTGCTCCTCGCGGCGGGCCTCAAGGGCATCGACGAGGGCTACGAGCTCCCGCCGGAGGCCGAGGACAACGTCTGGAGCCTGTCCGACGCCGAGCGCAAGGCCCTCGGCTACAAGCAGCTCCCGGCCAGCCTCGACCACGCGCTCGGTCTGATGGAGGACTCGGAGCTCGTCGCCGAGACCCTGGGCGAGCAGGTCTTCAACTTCGTGCTGCTCAACAAGCGGCAGGAGTGGAAGGCCTACCGCGACCAGGTCACGCCGTTCGAGCTCCGCACGAACCTCGGCGCGCTCTAG
- a CDS encoding SPOR domain-containing protein: protein MSDERIESQWWFNEKTHEVEQGPQSPQRDRIGPFDTREDAQHALDRIKANNERWDDADQ from the coding sequence ATGAGCGACGAACGCATCGAGTCCCAGTGGTGGTTCAACGAGAAGACGCACGAGGTGGAGCAGGGCCCGCAGTCGCCGCAGCGCGACCGCATCGGCCCGTTCGACACCCGCGAGGACGCGCAACACGCCCTGGACCGCATCAAGGCGAACAACGAGCGCTGGGACGACGCGGACCAATAG
- the ppgK gene encoding polyphosphate--glucose phosphotransferase has protein sequence MTSLAVGVDIGGTGIKGAIVDVATGELTTDRIKKATPEGGKPHDIVAVAKSILDELAPAADVPVGVCFPAIVRDGKTMSAANVSKKWIGFEAEALFEKELGRSIHFVNDADAAGFAEQQFGAAKGKDGLVVVTTLGTGIGTALINDGVLIVNSELGHLEIDGHDAETKASFAAKERDELSWKHWAKRLQKYYSTLEALLSPELFVVGGGVSKHHEEFLPLLDLQADIIPATLRNNAGIIGAATLAARSK, from the coding sequence ATGACCTCCCTCGCAGTCGGCGTCGACATCGGCGGTACGGGCATCAAGGGCGCGATCGTCGACGTCGCCACCGGCGAGCTCACGACCGACCGGATCAAGAAGGCCACCCCCGAGGGCGGCAAGCCGCACGACATCGTCGCGGTCGCGAAGTCGATCCTCGACGAGCTCGCTCCGGCGGCGGACGTGCCCGTCGGGGTCTGCTTCCCCGCGATCGTCCGTGACGGCAAGACCATGTCGGCTGCGAACGTGTCGAAGAAGTGGATCGGCTTCGAGGCCGAGGCGCTCTTCGAGAAGGAGCTCGGTCGTTCCATCCACTTCGTCAACGACGCCGACGCCGCCGGGTTCGCCGAGCAGCAGTTCGGCGCGGCGAAGGGCAAGGACGGGCTCGTGGTCGTCACGACCCTGGGGACCGGGATCGGCACGGCGCTGATCAACGACGGCGTGCTCATCGTCAACTCCGAGCTCGGCCACCTGGAGATCGACGGGCACGACGCCGAGACGAAGGCCTCGTTCGCGGCCAAGGAGCGGGACGAGCTGTCCTGGAAGCACTGGGCGAAGCGCCTGCAGAAGTACTACTCGACGCTCGAGGCCCTGCTCTCCCCCGAGCTCTTCGTGGTCGGCGGCGGTGTGTCGAAGCACCACGAGGAGTTCCTGCCGCTGCTCGACCTGCAGGCGGACATCATCCCCGCGACCCTCCGGAACAACGCCGGCATCATCGGGGCAGCGACCCTGGCGGCGCGCAGCAAGTAG
- a CDS encoding zinc ribbon domain-containing protein: MKAAPEDQVVLLDLQRLDNDVTRLSHRITALQKGDRLTELGTTAASLRAELAAATGQVEDAERERTRLESDTATAQARIERDTTMLQNVSSAKDAAGLESEMESLRRRIGDLETAELEVMEQLDVHRARVGDIEAKLAGVEADRATLVAERDSEIARAEADRESAVQSRAAVATKVPADLLALYDRQRARYGFGASLLQGGVSTASGVTLTNSDLQDIRRAAPDDVVLCPDSDAILVRTAESGL, encoded by the coding sequence GTGAAGGCAGCACCCGAGGACCAGGTCGTCCTCCTCGACCTCCAGCGCCTCGACAACGACGTGACCCGTCTGTCGCACCGCATCACCGCCCTGCAGAAGGGCGACCGTCTCACGGAGCTCGGCACGACCGCCGCCTCGTTGCGCGCCGAACTCGCCGCCGCGACCGGCCAGGTCGAGGACGCCGAACGGGAACGCACACGCCTCGAGTCGGACACCGCGACGGCGCAGGCCCGCATCGAGCGCGACACGACGATGCTGCAGAACGTCTCCAGCGCGAAGGACGCCGCCGGGCTCGAGAGCGAGATGGAATCCCTCCGTCGCCGCATCGGCGACCTGGAGACCGCCGAGCTCGAGGTGATGGAGCAGCTCGACGTGCACCGCGCTCGCGTCGGGGACATCGAGGCGAAGCTCGCCGGGGTCGAGGCGGACCGTGCCACCCTGGTCGCCGAACGTGACTCCGAGATCGCCCGTGCCGAGGCCGACCGCGAGTCGGCGGTCCAGAGCCGTGCGGCCGTCGCCACGAAGGTGCCCGCGGACCTGCTGGCGCTGTACGACCGGCAGCGTGCCCGCTACGGCTTCGGTGCGTCGCTGCTGCAGGGCGGGGTCTCGACCGCCTCGGGCGTGACCCTCACGAACTCGGACCTGCAGGACATCCGTCGGGCCGCGCCCGACGACGTCGTGCTCTGCCCCGACAGCGACGCGATCCTGGTGCGCACGGCCGAGTCCGGCCTGTAG
- the map gene encoding type I methionyl aminopeptidase, whose protein sequence is MPRDEHGHLTAGRISPQRPVPKDIERPEYVGRVEPHEHGLGDTYTPDEVELIRAAGRIASQAIDAVGDAIRPGVTTDELDRIGHEFVVSHGAYPSTLGYRGYPKSLCSSLNEVICHGIPDDTVLQEGDLVNIDITAYKDGMHGDTNRTFVVGQASQEVQDLVDRTRTALERGIKAVAPGRQVNVIGRAIEAYAKRFGYGVVRDYTGHGVGRAFHSGLIIPHYDAPRFDDVMEPGMVFTIEPMLTLGGIEADIWSDDWTVSTRDKSWTAQFEHTLVVTERGAELLTVS, encoded by the coding sequence ATGCCCCGGGACGAACACGGACACCTGACCGCCGGCCGGATCTCCCCCCAGCGCCCCGTGCCGAAGGACATCGAGCGTCCCGAGTACGTCGGGCGCGTCGAGCCCCACGAGCACGGACTCGGTGACACGTACACGCCGGACGAGGTCGAGCTGATCCGGGCCGCGGGACGCATCGCCTCGCAGGCCATCGACGCCGTCGGGGACGCCATCCGCCCCGGGGTCACCACCGACGAGCTCGACCGCATCGGCCACGAGTTCGTCGTGTCCCACGGGGCCTACCCCTCCACGCTCGGCTACCGCGGGTACCCCAAGTCGCTCTGCTCGAGCCTGAACGAGGTCATCTGCCACGGCATCCCGGACGACACCGTGCTGCAGGAGGGTGACCTGGTCAACATCGACATCACCGCCTACAAGGACGGCATGCACGGCGACACGAACCGCACGTTCGTCGTCGGGCAGGCGTCGCAGGAGGTGCAGGACCTGGTCGATCGCACCCGCACCGCGCTCGAGCGCGGGATCAAGGCCGTGGCCCCCGGACGGCAGGTCAACGTCATCGGACGAGCGATCGAGGCCTACGCGAAGCGCTTCGGCTACGGCGTCGTCCGTGACTACACCGGTCACGGCGTCGGTCGGGCCTTCCACTCCGGGCTGATCATCCCCCACTACGACGCGCCGCGCTTCGACGACGTCATGGAGCCGGGCATGGTGTTCACCATCGAGCCCATGCTCACCCTCGGCGGCATCGAGGCCGACATCTGGTCGGACGACTGGACCGTCAGCACCCGCGACAAGTCCTGGACCGCACAGTTCGAACACACCCTCGTCGTCACCGAGCGCGGCGCGGAACTCCTCACCGTCTCCTGA